The genomic window AGTCTGTATAAAAGAAAGAACCACGTCGCCCGGTTTTCCGAGTGCCTCCTCCAGAGTCCAACCTGTAAGTTCTTCTGCAGAATGATTTAGAAATATAATATTTCCTTCTCCATCCAGAGAAACTGCTCCTTCCGAAATACTTTGGATTACATTCTTAAATTCTTTACCACTTTCTTTGACTATACCCAAACGTTTTTGCTGGCGAAGTGCAATCTCTATCGAAGACTTTAGCTGGTGATTCTGAAACGGTTTAGTAATATACGCATAGGTAGAAGCAGCATCCATTGCTCTCATAAATGTGGAATCGTCGGTATACGCAGTCATAAAAACAATCGGAACGTCCTTGATTCTTTGTATATGTTGCGCAGTTTGGATCCCGTCCATATCCCCTTCTATAGAGATATCCATTAGGACCAAATCAGGATCCGTTTCCTTAAAAATAGATTGGGCGTCTAGGCCGTTAGCAGCGACCCCCGCAACCTTATAACCTAAATTTTGGAGAGTCTTTTGAAGGTTGAAAGATAGAAGCCACTCGTCTTCGACGATTAGAATATTCGGTTGTTCTGAAGAAGAACTCATGTTCGATAATAACATATTCCTGAATTGGTAAAAACTGCGGCTCTCCCGTTATGCTCCCACGTTAGGAGCGAATTGGGAAATCCTTTTTTAGGAATATAATTGTTTCCGCAAAATTTTCAAAACTTCTCCTCTCATCTATTTTAGCATTTTAAGATCCCGGAATAAACCACCTATTCTCCAAACCTATAGACAGTCTCATTTTACTGTTTTTTTTCCTATTTTAGTCTTCATTTTTCCGCTCATTCGACCAAAAGACCTAAAAGCTTGTCATAGTTCCGACCTCTTTTTTCCAAAAAAAGTCCTTGAATCGAAGCTCCCTCAAAACTACACTTTGGGCCTAGAGGTAGCCATGCTGGTAAAAGATATCTTGGAGAAAAAGGACCGAAAGATCCTCTCGGTGGAACCCAGTACCACCGTTTGGGAAGCGATCCGATTTATGACCAAGTATGATATAGGTTCCGTGATCGTGCTCAAAGAAGGGAAACTCGCCGGTATATTTACAGAAAGGGATTTACTTCATTTTGCCTCCACAGATCGGGAAGCAGTATTCGATAAAACAGTGGCGGATCTAATGTCCACCACATTGACTACTATGCAACCGAACGACCAAGTGGATGAAGTGCTTTCTATTATGCTAAAAAAAAGGATCCGGCACATGCCCATTCTGGATGGGAACAGATTGGTAGGGATCGTCTCGATCGGAGATGCTGTAAAAGCCAAAATCGCGAAAACGGAAGAAGAGAATAAAAACCTAAAAAACTATATATATAGCGAATCCGGATTTATCTGATCCAATTTATTCCTTCTGACCGGGGATCTCTCGGTATCACTGAACCTTCTAGTAACGTATAGAAAAATGCCCCGCCTGGACTATATCCAGGGGGCAAGTGGCTCACATTCGGGCATTCCCGTTAATTCTTAAAAAGTAATACCATTACCCAATCCCGCAACTCCGTTTTTTGGAAATCGGGTTGCCGGAATCACTTTTCCGGCAAGTATAGACTTAAAAGCTCGGTTCAACGCTAAGTATAAATCAGAGATGAAACTCCTTTTAATTATATTATTCGCATATTTAACCTACCGTTTTTTACAGAGGCTCATGTTCCCCCAGAAAAACGAAGGCTCCGGTTTCAGAGTGGTGTTTCCGGACAGAGAATATTCTCCCAGAGAGAAAGACATTTCCGATAAGGGACGAGTTGTAGAGAAAGGAGAATGATCCAAGGAATGAATATCCGATTTTCCTATTTTATAATCCTATTATACTCCTTCTTCTTTTTTTCCTGCTTAGGAATGAGCGGAGAATTTGGCTGGGCATTGATGGATGAGTCTAGACAAACTTTATTGGAGAAAAAATTTACAACCATTCAGGAATTCACTCT from Leptospira neocaledonica includes these protein-coding regions:
- a CDS encoding CBS domain-containing protein; translation: MLVKDILEKKDRKILSVEPSTTVWEAIRFMTKYDIGSVIVLKEGKLAGIFTERDLLHFASTDREAVFDKTVADLMSTTLTTMQPNDQVDEVLSIMLKKRIRHMPILDGNRLVGIVSIGDAVKAKIAKTEEENKNLKNYIYSESGFI